In a genomic window of Aggregatimonas sangjinii:
- a CDS encoding VCBS repeat-containing protein, whose protein sequence is MKFKEIAIILVSVVLVNCTSDSKGKTSQSGTSELVFRLLDSSRTGIDFSNDLNYSNGFNVYKYRNFYNGGGVAIGDINNDSLPDIYFTANQETNKLYLNLGDFEFKDITASAKVGGERPWSTGVTMVDINADGFLDVYVCNSGDLKGENKQNELFINNGNLTFTEMASEYNLDDKGFSTHASFFDYDKDGDLDAYILNNSYQAIGSFDLRRNERPKRDLLGGDKLMENVDGKFVDVSEKAGIYGSVVGFGLGVTVGDVNNDGWEDIYVSNDFFERDYLYINNRNGTFTEDLENEISATSGASMGADMADINNDGYNDIFVTEMLPSEYERLKTVTTFEDWDKYQLKLKSGYHHQFTRNTFQLNNRDDSFSEIGRLSGVEASDWSWGALIFDMDNDGLKDLFIANGIYRDLTNQDYLQFISSEEVIKSIISNDSINYAKLIDIIPSNKLKNHAYKNQGNLAFTDFNGSGLQTESFSNGAAYGDLDNDGDLDLVVNNLNMKAFVYQNTTIENNKGNFIRLVLEGEGKNRNAIGAKIEEITTNVFIENQPVRGFQSSMDPRTLIGLQSDDPISLKVTWPSGKQTLLVDESVNKTLFLSEKDATISPVSDKPIENSLFTKLSDYVDYKHTENRFVDFDRDRLLNHMTSTEGPKMAMADVNGDGRNDLFIGGSKGNPGRLYLASENNLKAGKNSIFDKNMNSEDAASLFFDADGDGDQDLYVCSGGVEFSQYAAAFQDRLYFNNGDGVFEQSDQKLPTKKGVHSTSTVISADVDQDGDLDLFVGERMVPLKYGQPCSGFILENDGKGNFSDITKKAANGLQNIGMITDALFEDLDQDGDQDLVVVGEFMGILLFINDKGVFTQKENSKIADLKGWWNTIHAADLDNDGDTDFIVGNHGLNSRFKATSERPITLYSKDFDKNGFIDPIMTFRAANGKDYPYALRHNLIDQIRGLKKRFPNYDSFKDADIGKIFSEEELKDATVSQVSELATVVLVNNGGFNFEKIVLPIEAQFSNVYAIETEDFDGDGDQDIVLGGNLYNVKPEIGRYDASYGTYIENLGGMDFKTNIADKRFSVKGEIRDFKLDGHKLFVARNSDSLVVLKY, encoded by the coding sequence ATGAAATTTAAAGAAATCGCTATAATTTTAGTTTCCGTCGTATTGGTCAATTGCACGTCGGATTCTAAGGGAAAAACATCGCAATCAGGTACATCGGAATTGGTTTTCCGTTTATTGGATTCGTCCAGAACGGGAATTGATTTCTCTAACGACCTCAACTATTCCAACGGTTTTAATGTCTATAAATACCGAAATTTTTATAACGGTGGAGGCGTAGCCATAGGTGACATTAATAACGATAGTCTCCCCGACATTTATTTTACGGCGAACCAGGAAACGAACAAGCTTTATCTGAACTTGGGGGACTTTGAGTTTAAGGACATTACGGCTTCGGCCAAGGTGGGCGGGGAAAGACCTTGGTCGACGGGAGTAACCATGGTAGACATTAATGCAGATGGGTTCCTGGATGTCTATGTTTGCAATTCCGGCGATTTAAAAGGGGAGAACAAACAAAACGAACTTTTTATCAATAATGGTAATCTTACCTTTACCGAGATGGCTTCCGAATACAATTTGGATGACAAGGGTTTCTCGACCCATGCCTCATTCTTCGATTATGATAAGGACGGTGATCTAGACGCCTATATCCTGAACAATTCGTACCAGGCCATCGGGAGCTTCGACTTAAGAAGAAACGAACGTCCGAAGCGCGATCTTTTGGGTGGCGATAAACTGATGGAAAATGTTGACGGCAAATTCGTTGACGTTAGCGAAAAGGCTGGTATTTATGGTAGCGTTGTCGGTTTCGGTCTAGGGGTTACCGTTGGCGATGTCAACAATGACGGTTGGGAAGACATTTACGTTTCAAACGATTTCTTTGAACGGGACTATCTGTATATCAATAACAGGAACGGGACCTTTACAGAAGATCTTGAAAACGAAATCTCGGCGACCAGTGGTGCCTCTATGGGGGCTGATATGGCAGATATCAATAACGATGGCTATAACGATATCTTCGTGACCGAAATGCTTCCTTCGGAGTATGAACGTCTGAAAACCGTAACCACCTTCGAGGATTGGGACAAATATCAATTGAAATTAAAAAGTGGTTACCATCATCAATTTACACGAAATACATTTCAACTCAATAATAGAGACGATTCATTTAGTGAAATAGGCAGGTTAAGTGGTGTAGAAGCCTCTGACTGGAGCTGGGGAGCCCTTATATTCGATATGGACAACGACGGACTCAAAGATTTGTTCATTGCGAACGGTATTTATAGAGACCTCACCAACCAAGATTACCTTCAATTCATATCAAGTGAAGAAGTAATCAAATCGATCATCTCCAATGACTCGATCAACTATGCAAAATTGATAGACATCATTCCATCCAACAAGCTCAAAAATCACGCCTATAAAAATCAAGGCAATCTCGCCTTTACCGATTTCAACGGTTCAGGCTTACAGACGGAGAGCTTTTCAAATGGTGCTGCGTACGGTGACCTTGACAATGACGGAGACTTAGATTTGGTCGTCAACAATCTGAACATGAAGGCCTTCGTCTACCAGAATACTACGATTGAAAATAATAAAGGTAACTTTATCAGACTCGTACTTGAGGGCGAGGGAAAAAATCGCAACGCCATCGGTGCGAAAATAGAGGAAATTACTACGAATGTGTTTATTGAAAATCAACCCGTTCGGGGCTTTCAGTCCAGTATGGACCCCCGCACGCTAATCGGTTTACAATCGGACGACCCAATTTCCTTAAAAGTAACCTGGCCGTCAGGCAAACAAACCTTGCTTGTTGATGAATCGGTGAACAAGACCCTATTTCTATCCGAAAAGGATGCCACGATTTCGCCTGTATCGGATAAACCGATTGAAAATTCGCTTTTCACGAAATTATCGGACTATGTCGATTACAAGCATACCGAAAACAGGTTTGTCGATTTTGATAGAGATCGTTTACTGAACCATATGACCAGTACCGAAGGCCCTAAGATGGCAATGGCGGATGTGAATGGCGATGGACGAAACGACCTGTTTATCGGCGGATCAAAAGGCAACCCCGGACGTCTTTATCTCGCTTCGGAAAATAATTTGAAAGCCGGTAAAAATTCTATTTTCGACAAAAACATGAATTCAGAAGACGCGGCCAGCCTGTTTTTTGATGCGGATGGCGATGGTGATCAAGACCTGTATGTCTGTAGTGGCGGAGTTGAATTTTCACAGTATGCCGCTGCCTTTCAAGACCGCTTGTATTTCAACAATGGGGACGGTGTTTTTGAACAATCAGATCAAAAACTCCCAACGAAAAAAGGAGTTCATAGCACATCGACGGTTATAAGTGCTGATGTAGACCAGGATGGGGACTTAGATCTTTTTGTGGGCGAACGTATGGTTCCCCTAAAATACGGCCAACCCTGCTCCGGATTTATTTTGGAAAATGACGGCAAAGGGAATTTCTCTGATATCACCAAAAAGGCCGCGAATGGACTCCAAAATATTGGAATGATCACTGATGCCCTGTTCGAGGATTTAGACCAAGATGGTGACCAAGATTTGGTTGTTGTTGGAGAGTTCATGGGCATTCTTTTGTTCATTAATGACAAGGGCGTGTTTACCCAAAAAGAAAATAGTAAAATTGCGGATTTAAAGGGATGGTGGAATACGATTCATGCCGCCGATTTGGATAATGACGGCGATACCGATTTTATCGTTGGCAACCATGGCTTGAACAGCCGGTTTAAAGCGACCAGCGAACGACCGATAACATTGTATTCCAAGGATTTTGATAAAAATGGCTTTATCGATCCCATAATGACCTTCCGTGCGGCTAACGGGAAAGATTATCCTTATGCCCTGAGACACAACCTCATCGATCAAATCAGAGGCCTTAAAAAAAGATTTCCGAATTATGATTCTTTCAAGGACGCCGATATTGGCAAAATCTTTTCCGAAGAGGAATTGAAAGACGCCACCGTATCGCAAGTGTCCGAACTCGCAACGGTAGTCCTGGTAAACAATGGTGGTTTTAATTTTGAAAAAATTGTTTTACCGATCGAGGCACAATTTTCGAACGTGTACGCCATAGAAACGGAAGACTTCGATGGCGATGGAGATCAGGATATCGTTCTGGGGGGCAACCTCTACAACGTGAAGCCCGAAATAGGGCGTTACGACGCATCTTATGGCACCTACATCGAAAACTTGGGAGGCATGGACTTTAAAACCAATATCGCGGACAAACGCTTCTCCGTTAAGGGGGAAATTCGCGATTTCAAGCTGGATGGGCATAAGCTTTTCGTAGCCCGAAATAGCGATTCTTTGGTCGTACTGAAGTATTAA
- a CDS encoding DUF4249 domain-containing protein, protein MILSVVQIRHLVIILLVSAFALLSQACTEPFEGTVEGFDDVLVVNTVITNELKRQEVLLQRSYRFEEEGPLPEEQARVILSDDEGSEYNFEEDTPGRYFSTIPFAAELNTEYTLSITTQDGKSYGSTAMTLPTEKTSIDSLYAMRTTNDNGIEGLGIFVDTYDPSGNSQYYRYDFLETYKIIAPLWSPYDVVLIIETSQGPEFSVILREREEEVCYGSARPTTINLANTLNLSEDRLTQQNVRFISSDNYILSHRYSILVRQYVQSPVAFAYYEALKDLIQSSDVFSEDQPGFLAGNLFSINDPNERVVGFFEVATVDEKRIFFDYEDFYPGEELPPYVQECTISNESLLDAVKTGNGVFYGFDPNQPIRTTQRPCGDCTVLGSNKVPDFWIE, encoded by the coding sequence ATGATACTATCCGTTGTGCAGATAAGACATTTAGTAATTATCCTCTTAGTAAGCGCCTTTGCGCTACTATCCCAGGCATGTACCGAACCTTTTGAGGGCACGGTAGAAGGCTTTGACGATGTCTTAGTCGTAAATACGGTCATAACCAACGAACTTAAAAGGCAAGAAGTGCTGTTGCAGCGATCGTACCGCTTTGAGGAGGAAGGCCCGCTGCCAGAAGAACAAGCGCGTGTGATTTTGAGCGATGATGAAGGAAGTGAATATAATTTTGAAGAGGACACGCCTGGCAGGTATTTTTCTACAATACCTTTCGCGGCCGAGTTGAACACAGAGTATACACTCTCAATTACCACCCAAGACGGAAAATCCTATGGGTCTACAGCCATGACCTTACCGACCGAAAAAACAAGTATAGATTCGCTCTATGCCATGCGTACCACCAATGATAACGGGATAGAGGGCTTGGGTATTTTCGTAGACACCTATGACCCCTCAGGCAATTCGCAATACTATCGCTACGATTTTTTGGAGACCTATAAGATAATTGCACCGCTTTGGAGTCCCTATGATGTCGTTCTGATTATCGAAACATCGCAAGGGCCGGAGTTTAGTGTAATCCTTAGGGAGCGTGAAGAGGAGGTTTGCTACGGCAGTGCGCGACCGACAACCATCAATTTGGCCAATACGTTGAACCTAAGTGAAGACAGATTGACCCAGCAAAATGTGCGCTTCATTTCCAGCGATAACTATATTCTATCACATCGGTACAGTATTTTGGTCAGACAATATGTGCAGAGTCCGGTAGCGTTCGCCTACTATGAGGCCTTAAAGGACCTTATCCAATCGTCGGATGTTTTTTCGGAAGACCAGCCGGGCTTTTTGGCTGGCAATTTATTTTCTATTAACGACCCAAATGAAAGGGTAGTGGGCTTTTTCGAGGTGGCTACAGTAGATGAAAAACGTATATTTTTCGATTATGAGGATTTTTATCCGGGCGAAGAATTGCCACCATATGTGCAAGAATGTACCATCTCGAATGAATCCTTATTAGATGCGGTTAAGACCGGAAATGGCGTGTTTTATGGGTTTGACCCGAATCAACCTATACGAACCACGCAAAGACCATGTGGCGACTGTACCGTTTTAGGAAGCAATAAAGTACCTGATTTTTGGATAGAATAA
- a CDS encoding VCBS repeat-containing protein, producing the protein MKKITLVSLLVFALFTNCKNEKVEAEPKAAIYFENLPADSTGIDFSNELTHKDNLNIIEYLYYYNGGGVAVGDINNDGLDDIYFSANQSTDKLYLNLGNLKFQDITAQAGLETDATWSTGVTMEDVNNDGLLDIYVSKVGSYKDLKAHNLLYINKGDATFKESSSEYGLDFSGLSTQASFFDYDNDGDMDVYLMNHSVHNSDSYGDIGKRVLVDSIAGDKLFENQLHEGVATFIDVTESAQIYSSALGYGLALATTDINKDGLIDIYVGNDFHENDYLYINQGDKTFEESSASYLQHTARFTMGIDVADLNNDSYLDLFSLDMMPFDHEIFLKSGGEDSDNIYRIKKNFGFQTQYARNTLQLNRGNGIFSDIALMTETHATDWSWSSLIEDYDNDGRNDIYVTNGIYKRPNDLNYINYLSNVDFAKYDGAKRNEIEKKLVDMMPTINIPNVVFRNKGNFEFERLTSSAGQSPSYSNGAAYSDLDNDGDIDIVVNNINQKASVLENKSEADTTRNHISITLKGNDSLFNPTGSKLTLYADNHKFYKELSVNRGFQSASTRKLHYGLGTISKVDSLVVQWLDGRTQIIKDLSINKENNIQRNSNTVKTVARTTPLETALEEFAFRHLENNYVDYDREVLMPEKLSAEGPAAVQADFNGDGLDDLYLGGAKYQSPSLYLKNPDGSYTVSKEGDFGNDNIYEDVDAIALDIDNDSDLDLYVMTGGNENAESSDYLEDRIYINDGNALFRRLPLDLIKTNGGSVSSADFDKDGHLDLFIGSRSIPGNYGLSPYSFILKNNGKGQFIIVKKIRMGMVTDSEWSDINGDGELDLVVVGDWMPITVYLNQGDSEFKNATKEMGLDETYGMWNVVAVADIDKNGKNDIVAGNAGLNFKLKASPENPVHLYIDDFDDNGSADPIIFYDFFGHQVPFASKDKLVTQIPSIKKDFLDYETFSKIDNITDLTGKKIDEILEIKKLTELRSMAYFNKNAVFTAVPLPKEAQMSSVEDLLITTEDEKTRITFVGNYMDYTNELGNSDANSGGVLKISENQKISFEKYLPLPAGLNSRKILKVNDTTYLVISNNDNSYLIDPMNNR; encoded by the coding sequence ATGAAGAAAATAACGCTGGTATCACTTCTCGTTTTTGCGCTTTTCACAAACTGCAAAAACGAGAAAGTAGAAGCCGAACCAAAAGCGGCCATTTATTTTGAAAACCTTCCTGCCGATAGTACAGGTATTGACTTTTCAAATGAGCTAACCCATAAAGACAATTTGAATATTATTGAATACCTCTATTACTATAATGGAGGTGGAGTCGCTGTGGGAGATATCAATAACGATGGTTTGGATGATATATACTTCTCCGCAAACCAGTCAACCGATAAGTTATATCTAAACCTGGGAAATCTTAAATTCCAGGATATCACGGCGCAGGCTGGACTGGAAACCGATGCCACATGGTCTACCGGTGTAACTATGGAAGATGTAAACAACGATGGGCTCTTGGATATCTACGTCTCCAAAGTTGGAAGTTACAAAGATTTAAAAGCCCATAATCTCTTATACATCAACAAAGGGGATGCTACCTTCAAGGAATCTTCCTCCGAATACGGTTTAGACTTTTCCGGTTTGTCTACCCAAGCCTCTTTTTTCGATTATGACAACGATGGTGATATGGATGTGTATTTGATGAACCATTCCGTTCATAATTCAGATAGCTATGGCGATATCGGCAAACGTGTATTGGTCGATTCCATTGCAGGAGATAAATTATTTGAGAACCAGTTGCATGAAGGTGTTGCCACGTTTATCGATGTCACCGAATCCGCACAAATATACAGCAGTGCTTTGGGGTATGGTTTGGCCTTGGCGACCACGGATATCAATAAAGATGGCTTGATCGACATTTATGTGGGCAACGATTTTCATGAAAACGACTACCTGTACATCAATCAAGGAGATAAAACCTTTGAAGAGTCGAGCGCATCCTATCTGCAGCACACGGCCCGATTCACGATGGGGATAGATGTTGCCGATCTCAACAATGATTCGTATTTGGATTTGTTCTCGTTGGACATGATGCCCTTCGACCATGAAATATTCCTGAAATCCGGCGGGGAAGACTCGGACAATATCTATCGAATCAAGAAAAATTTCGGTTTTCAAACGCAGTACGCCAGAAATACATTGCAACTCAATCGAGGTAATGGCATATTCTCCGACATTGCGCTGATGACGGAAACCCATGCTACCGATTGGAGCTGGTCAAGCTTGATCGAAGACTACGATAACGATGGCCGTAACGATATCTACGTGACCAATGGCATTTATAAAAGACCAAATGACCTCAATTATATCAACTATTTGAGCAATGTTGATTTTGCCAAATACGATGGGGCGAAGCGTAATGAAATTGAAAAAAAATTGGTCGACATGATGCCGACGATCAATATTCCGAACGTCGTTTTCCGGAACAAGGGTAATTTTGAATTCGAAAGGCTGACCTCCTCGGCCGGACAAAGCCCCTCCTATTCAAATGGTGCTGCCTATAGCGATTTAGATAATGATGGTGATATCGATATCGTGGTCAATAATATCAATCAAAAAGCCTCGGTTTTGGAAAATAAAAGCGAAGCCGATACCACCCGAAACCATATTTCAATTACATTAAAAGGAAATGATAGCCTTTTCAACCCGACCGGTTCAAAATTGACGCTGTATGCCGATAACCACAAGTTTTATAAGGAATTAAGTGTCAATCGCGGTTTTCAATCGGCATCTACGCGAAAGCTTCATTATGGACTAGGTACGATTTCAAAAGTCGATTCGCTGGTGGTACAATGGCTTGATGGCCGAACACAAATCATAAAAGATCTCTCCATTAACAAAGAGAATAATATTCAAAGAAATTCAAATACCGTAAAAACGGTGGCCCGCACTACCCCATTAGAAACAGCGCTGGAAGAATTCGCTTTCAGACACTTAGAAAATAACTATGTTGATTACGACAGGGAGGTTTTAATGCCGGAAAAGCTATCCGCAGAAGGTCCCGCAGCGGTTCAAGCCGACTTTAACGGCGACGGTTTGGATGACCTTTACCTAGGAGGGGCCAAATATCAGTCTCCCTCACTCTATTTGAAGAACCCTGATGGCTCTTATACGGTTTCAAAAGAAGGCGATTTTGGCAACGATAACATTTATGAGGATGTAGATGCGATAGCCCTTGACATCGACAATGATTCCGATTTGGACCTCTATGTCATGACCGGGGGCAATGAAAATGCCGAGAGTAGCGATTATTTAGAGGACCGCATTTACATAAACGATGGAAATGCCCTCTTTAGGCGATTACCATTGGATTTGATAAAAACGAACGGAGGTAGTGTCTCTTCCGCCGATTTTGACAAAGATGGCCATCTAGACCTATTTATTGGCAGCAGATCTATACCGGGCAATTACGGCTTATCGCCGTACAGCTTTATTTTAAAAAATAACGGGAAGGGACAATTCATTATTGTTAAAAAGATTCGCATGGGTATGGTGACCGATAGCGAATGGTCCGATATCAATGGCGATGGCGAACTTGACTTGGTGGTGGTCGGTGATTGGATGCCTATTACGGTATACCTAAATCAGGGAGATTCTGAATTTAAAAACGCCACAAAGGAAATGGGGCTAGACGAGACCTATGGTATGTGGAATGTTGTCGCGGTTGCAGATATCGATAAAAATGGTAAAAATGACATCGTCGCAGGTAATGCCGGGCTGAACTTTAAATTAAAGGCTTCCCCTGAAAACCCGGTTCATTTGTACATAGACGATTTTGATGACAACGGTTCCGCAGATCCGATTATCTTTTACGACTTTTTCGGGCACCAAGTACCCTTTGCCTCCAAGGATAAACTGGTTACGCAAATTCCTTCTATAAAAAAGGATTTTCTTGATTACGAGACTTTTTCGAAAATCGATAATATCACGGATTTGACTGGAAAAAAAATTGATGAAATCCTTGAAATCAAAAAGCTTACGGAACTCCGATCTATGGCATATTTCAACAAAAATGCTGTTTTTACAGCCGTACCCTTACCAAAGGAAGCGCAAATGAGCAGTGTAGAGGATTTGCTCATTACGACGGAGGATGAAAAAACGCGCATTACGTTTGTCGGAAATTATATGGATTACACCAATGAACTTGGTAATAGCGATGCCAACTCCGGAGGCGTTTTAAAAATCTCGGAGAATCAAAAAATTAGTTTTGAAAAATACTTGCCGCTACCAGCTGGCTTGAATTCGAGAAAAATCCTTAAAGTGAACGACACCACCTATCTGGTCATTTCCAACAATGATAATTCTTATCTTATAGACCCAATGAATAATCGATAA
- a CDS encoding TonB-dependent receptor domain-containing protein — MKKIGLTIVALFLFSSLTGQKKGKPLSLNIEDGTVMEILKAIEARTDYRFYYAESWLSDTSLSKNYENMLVEDILADVFENTELNFYISADNRIILTRNNRIYSDLPDGFLDEQEEKEVAKTTNSSSVPALYGRVKQQSITTAETVRIGKERSGKRQERFVLSGRVLNAETGKPVPDAAVIVKDLRTGVVTTAGGTYEIELSSGLNVVEVSALGTAGALKNVIIYSDGNLDFEVAESVEQLDEVIVQGDAIRTIEDTSTGNTKIGAEASKNIPLVLGERDVLKVATTLPGVTTAGEGAAGFNVRGGKTDQNLILLDNAVLYNPSHFFGFFQAINPFSIKDLNIYKGSIPAEYGGRLSSVFEISSKDASTEKVKGEVSIGPVTGNAVIELPILKDKAGLLLGARGAYSDWVLKALNDEQLQDSQASFYDFIAKYNHRINEDNQVSLTGYSSGDVFSITSDSLFNYNNRLLSLKYNRKLSEKSSGSIIVNNSQYKFNIDFDGSVNSNFEQGFQIDETEIKTQFKYLLNDAHNFDYGISGKLYSVLPGEIRPRGANDIIQSLSIPKEKALEAALFISDNMKISDRLQLDLGVRYSFYSAIGPSEQRIYREDLPKSESTVVATEVYEGNDFFQTYGGPELRASARYLLNDSLSVKASFNNTYQFIHTLTNNTTVSPVDTWKLSDSNIKPQQASQFSLGIYQNLSDYELSLEGFYKKQDNITDFKTGAQLQLNANIETEILQGEGKAYGVELLIRKNKGKLNGWLGYTYSRSLFKLDSEFQEERVNSGEFFPSNFDKPHDFSLVLNYKLTRRFSFSGNFIYQTGRPVTFPVGNYEFDGNEFVLYSDRNQFRIPDYYRLDLSLNIEGNHKVKKFAHSFWSISVYNVLGRNNPYSVFFVSQEGEVKALQSSIFAIPIPSITFNFKF; from the coding sequence ATGAAAAAAATCGGTCTAACCATTGTAGCATTGTTCCTTTTTTCATCCTTAACCGGCCAGAAAAAGGGAAAGCCGCTGTCTCTTAACATCGAAGATGGCACTGTAATGGAAATCCTGAAAGCGATCGAAGCGAGGACCGATTATCGTTTTTATTATGCCGAATCGTGGTTGAGCGATACGAGCCTCAGTAAGAACTATGAAAATATGTTGGTCGAAGATATTCTCGCCGATGTTTTTGAAAACACCGAGCTCAACTTTTACATCTCCGCAGACAACCGAATTATTCTAACGCGCAATAATCGTATCTATAGCGATTTGCCTGATGGCTTTCTTGATGAACAAGAGGAAAAAGAGGTAGCTAAAACGACAAATAGTTCATCTGTTCCGGCGCTTTATGGCAGAGTGAAACAGCAATCGATTACTACGGCGGAAACCGTAAGAATCGGAAAAGAACGTTCAGGTAAGCGTCAAGAGCGTTTCGTGTTGTCCGGAAGAGTATTAAATGCGGAAACCGGTAAGCCTGTACCCGACGCTGCTGTCATTGTAAAGGACCTTCGCACAGGGGTGGTTACCACAGCAGGGGGCACCTATGAGATTGAATTGTCGTCTGGGTTGAATGTGGTTGAGGTAAGTGCGCTGGGGACGGCCGGTGCATTGAAAAACGTAATCATTTACAGCGACGGTAATCTTGACTTTGAGGTAGCTGAAAGCGTTGAGCAACTCGACGAGGTAATCGTTCAGGGCGACGCGATACGTACTATAGAGGATACTTCCACCGGAAATACAAAAATTGGGGCCGAGGCTTCCAAAAATATTCCCTTGGTGCTTGGTGAACGTGATGTTTTGAAGGTTGCCACCACGCTTCCCGGTGTTACTACTGCCGGCGAAGGTGCTGCCGGCTTTAATGTGAGAGGTGGCAAGACCGATCAGAACCTTATTTTACTGGATAATGCGGTACTGTACAACCCTTCGCATTTTTTCGGGTTTTTTCAAGCGATCAATCCCTTTTCGATTAAAGATTTGAATATTTATAAGGGAAGCATTCCCGCCGAGTACGGAGGTCGATTGTCTTCGGTATTCGAAATCAGCAGTAAAGATGCCAGTACCGAGAAGGTCAAGGGCGAAGTTTCCATCGGCCCCGTAACGGGCAATGCGGTCATAGAATTACCCATTCTAAAGGATAAAGCCGGTTTATTGCTTGGTGCGCGTGGTGCCTATTCCGATTGGGTATTGAAAGCATTAAATGATGAACAATTGCAGGACAGCCAAGCCTCATTTTATGATTTTATCGCCAAGTACAACCATCGAATCAATGAAGATAATCAGGTGAGTTTGACGGGGTATTCGAGCGGGGATGTTTTTAGTATTACATCAGATTCGCTGTTTAATTATAACAACCGTTTACTTAGTTTAAAGTACAATCGTAAACTGAGTGAAAAAAGCTCGGGTAGCATCATCGTAAACAATAGCCAATATAAGTTTAATATTGATTTTGATGGCAGTGTAAATTCAAACTTTGAACAAGGTTTTCAAATCGATGAGACCGAAATAAAGACACAGTTTAAATATTTGCTCAATGATGCGCATAATTTTGACTATGGTATTTCCGGAAAGTTATATTCCGTTCTTCCTGGCGAGATACGACCCAGAGGGGCGAACGATATCATTCAATCTTTGTCTATTCCGAAAGAGAAAGCGTTGGAAGCCGCACTGTTCATATCCGACAATATGAAGATCAGTGATCGATTACAGCTAGACCTTGGAGTACGGTATTCGTTTTATTCGGCCATCGGGCCCTCTGAACAACGGATATATCGGGAAGATCTTCCCAAATCGGAAAGTACCGTAGTAGCTACCGAAGTATATGAGGGCAATGATTTTTTTCAAACTTACGGCGGTCCTGAACTAAGGGCATCGGCTAGATATTTATTGAACGACAGCCTATCCGTTAAGGCCAGTTTTAATAACACCTACCAATTTATACATACCTTGACCAATAACACGACCGTATCCCCGGTCGATACATGGAAACTTTCCGATAGCAACATTAAACCACAACAGGCGAGTCAATTTTCATTGGGTATTTATCAAAATTTAAGTGATTATGAACTTAGTTTAGAGGGTTTTTACAAGAAGCAGGATAATATCACCGATTTTAAAACAGGTGCCCAGTTGCAGCTAAATGCCAACATCGAGACCGAAATATTGCAGGGTGAGGGTAAGGCGTACGGTGTAGAATTACTTATTAGAAAAAACAAGGGCAAATTGAATGGATGGTTGGGCTATACCTATTCTCGATCACTTTTTAAGTTGGATAGCGAATTTCAGGAAGAGCGTGTAAACAGCGGTGAATTTTTTCCGTCGAACTTCGACAAGCCACACGATTTTAGCTTGGTCTTGAATTATAAATTGACAAGAAGGTTCAGTTTCTCGGGTAATTTCATATATCAGACTGGTAGGCCCGTGACCTTTCCTGTTGGCAATTATGAGTTCGATGGAAACGAATTCGTACTCTATAGTGATAGAAATCAATTTCGGATTCCGGATTATTACCGTCTCGATCTTTCCTTGAATATCGAGGGAAATCACAAGGTCAAGAAATTCGCCCATAGTTTTTGGTCGATTTCGGTGTATAATGTTCTGGGCAGGAATAACCCCTATTCCGTATTTTTTGTCTCACAGGAGGGTGAGGTAAAGGCCCTGCAAAGCTCTATTTTTGCGATTCCAATACCATCGATAACGTTTAATTTTAAATTTTAA